The proteins below come from a single Argentina anserina chromosome 1, drPotAnse1.1, whole genome shotgun sequence genomic window:
- the LOC126782473 gene encoding 4-alpha-glucanotransferase DPE2 isoform X1, giving the protein MVELGIAKSGKPVSVGFRIPYYTQWGQSLVVCGSGPELGSWNVKKGLKLSPVHEGDELIWFGTISVPKGFGSCDYSYYVVDDERNVIRWEMGNKRRILLPQTIQGGEVIHFHDFWQVGADALPFRSAFKDVVFRKEWSLEIEKPLGVIQNSLQNDGNCTPVELSDSILVHFKICCPNIEEGTSIYIIGSSSKLGNWKAQDGLKLSYAGESTWHADCVLPKGDFPMKYKYCKLSKGGNISSETGPNREIDLDSSSREPRYLVRSDGMLREMPWRGAGVAIPMFSVRSETDLGVGEFLDLKLLADWAAESGFHLVQLLPINDTSVYGMWWDSYPYSSLSVYALHPLYLRVQALSENIPKDIKVEIQKAKEELDGKDVDYEATLITKLSIAKKIFAHEKDKILSSNSFQKFLSENQEWLKPYAAFCFLRDFFETSDHSQWGRFSKFSTEKLKKLISEDSIHYEVICFHYYIQFHLHMQLSEAAEYARKKGVILKGDLPIGVGRNSVDTWVYPNLFRMNTSTGAPPDYFDKNGQNWGFPTYNWEEMAKDNYTWWRARLTQMAKYFTAYRIDHILGFFRIWELPEHAMTGLVGKFRPSIPLSQEELEREGIWDFDRLARPYIPQEILQIKFGDSWMFIASNFLNEYQKNRYEFKEDCNTEKKIASKLKSFSGSSLLQDEDHIRHELFDILQNIVLIRSPENLRNFYPRFNLEETSSFKDLDDHSKNVLKRLYYDYYFHRQENLWRENALKTLPALLNSSDMLACGEDLGLIPSCVYPVMQELGLIGLRIQRMPSEPGLEFGIPSQYSYMTVCAPSCHDCSTLRAWWEEDEERRQRYFSSMVGSDLLPPSRCVPEIANFIIRQHFEAPSMWAIFPLQDLLILKEEYTTRPAKEETINDPTNPKHYWRYRVHVTLEALIKDKELTSTIKDLVLGSGRSHPGKQAEKQVIEKKQIDSSGQEKAQVATPLNGGVLQKEAVAVPN; this is encoded by the exons ATGGTGGAACTTGGAATCGCCAAGTCCGGCAAGCCGGTGAGTGTGGGCTTCAGAATACCATACTACACTCAGTGGGGCCAAAGCCTTGTGGTCTGCGGCTCCGGACCGGAGCTTGGTTCGTGGAATGTGAAGAAGGGTCTGAAGTTGAGTCCTGTTCACGAGGGTGATGAGCTCATATGGTTTGGCACCATTTCTGTCCCCAAAGGGTTTGGATCATGCGACTACAGTTACTATGTTGTCGATGATGAAAGAAATGTTATTCGATGGGAGATGGGAAACAAGCGTCGGATTCTATTGCCTCAGACCATTCAGGGAGGAGAGGTGATTCACTTCCATGACTTTTGGCAG GTTGGTGCTGATGCACTTCCTTTCAGAAGTGCCTTCAAGGACGTCGTCTTTCGTAAGGAGTGGAGTTTGGAGATTGAGAAACCTCTAGGAGTCATCCAAAATTCATTGCAGAATGATGGCAATTGTACCCCAGTTGAACTCTCTG ATTCAATTCTTGTCCACTTCAAAATTTGTTGTCCGAATATAGAAGAAGGAACATCG ATTTACATTATTGGTAGCAGCTCAAAGTTGGGGAATTGGAAGGCACAGGATGGGCTTAAACTAAGCTATGCTGGTGAATCAACTTGGCATGCAGACTGTGTTTTGCCAAAAGGGGACTTCCCGATGAAATAT AAGTACTGTAAACTTAGCAAAGGGGGAAACATTTCTTCTGAAACTGGTCCAAACCGCGAAATTGATCTCGACTCTTCAAGTAGGGAACCAAGATACCTAGTCCGTTCAGATGGCATGTTGCGA GAAATGCCTTGGCGTGGTGCTGGTGTTGCAATCCCAATGTTCTCTGTTAGATCAGAAACTGATCTCGGTGTTGGAGAGTTCCTTGACCTGAAATTACTTGCTGATTGGGCTGCAGAGTCTGGCTTTCATTTAGTACAGCTCTTACCCATTAATGATACATCTGTATACGGAATGTGGTGGGATTCATATCCTTACAG CTCCCTTTCTGTATATGCATTGCATCCTTTGTACTTGAGAGTACAGGCACTTTCAGAAAACATCCCCAAGGATATCAAG GTAGAGATTCAGAAGGCAAAGGAAGAATTGGACGGAAAG GATGTTGATTATGAGGCTACCTTGATCACTAAACTCTCAATTGCAAAGAAAATATTTGCCCACGAGAAGGATAAAATTCTCAGCTCCAATTCCTTCCAGAAATTTCTTTCTGAGAATCAG GAATGGTTGAAACCTTATGCGGCCTTCTGTTTTTTGCGGGATTTCTTTGAAACATCAGATCACAGCCAATGGGGTCGGTTTTCCAAGTTTTCAACAGAAAAG CTAAAGAAACTCATTTCTGAAGACAGCATTCACTATGAAGTAATTTGCTTCCATTATTACATCCAATTTCATTTGCACATGCAG CTGTCGGAAGCCGCAGAATATGCAAGAAAGAAAGGAGTAATTTTAAAAGGAGACCTCCCTATAGGTGTTGGTAGAAACAGTGTAGATACATGGGTCTATCCAAATTTGTTTCGCATGAACACATCTACTGGTGCTCCTCCAGATTATTTTGATAAAAATGGGCAGAACTGGGGTTTCCCTACTTACAACTGGGAAGAGATGGCCAAAGACAACTATACCTGGTGGCGTGCTCGATTGACCCAG ATGGCAAAATACTTTACAGCTTACCGGATCGACCATATATTGGGGTTCTTTCGTATCTGGGAACTTCCAGAGCATGCCATGACTGGTCTGGTTGGAAAATTTCGACCATCCATTCCTCTAAGTCAG GAAGAACTTGAAAGAGAAGGCATATGGGACTTTGATCGCTTGGCTCGTCCATATATCCCACAGGAGATTTTACAG ATTAAGTTTGGAGATTCATGGatgttcattgcttcaaatttTCTGAATGAATATCAGAAGAACCGCTATGAG TTTAAGGAGGACTGCAACACTGAGAAAAAAATTGCTTCAAAGCTGAAGTCATTTTCAGGAAGTTCTCTGTTGCAGGATGAAGATCACATTAGACATGAGCTCTTTGATATTTTACAG AACATAGTTCTCATTAGATCTCCAGAAAATCTGAGGAACTTCTATCCTCGCTTCAATCTCGAAGAGACTTCAAGTTTTAAGGATTTGGATGATCACAG CAAGAATGTACTGAAACGGTTATACTATGATTACTACTTCCATCGACAAGAAAATCTTTGGCGTGAAAATGCATTAAAGACACTGCCTGCTCTGCTGAACTCATCGGATATGCTAGCTTGTGGAGAAGATCTGGGGCTTATTCCATCTTGTGTTTATCCT GTGATGCAAGAACTGGGATTAATAGGTTTACGCATTCAACGTATGCCTAGTGAACCTGGTCTGGAGTTTGGCATCCCTTCTCAATACAGTTATATGACG GTGTGTGCTCCATCATGCCATGACTGTTCAACGTTACGTGCTTGGtgggaagaagatgaagaaaggaGGCAGCGATATTTTAGCAGTATGGTCGGATCTGATTTGTTGCCACCCAGTCGCTGTGTTCCAGAGATTGCAAATTTCATCATAAGGCAACATTTTGAAGCTCCATCAATGTGGGCAATTTTCCCTCTACAG GATTTGTTGATTTTGAAAGAGGAATACACAACACGCCCTGCGAAAGAGGAGACAATCAATGACCCCACAAATCCAAAGCATTATTGGAGATACC GTGTACATGTGACATTGGAGGCTTTGATCAAGGATAAAGAGCTCACATCAACCATCAAAGACCTTGTGCTTGGAAGCGGAAGATCACATCCGGGGAAACAAGCTGAGAAACAAGTAATTGAGAAGAAGCAGATTGACTCAAGTGGCCAAGAAAAGGCTCAAGTGGCAACTCCACTGAATGGAGGGGTACTGCAGAAGGAAGCTGTGGCTGTTCCTAACTAA
- the LOC126782473 gene encoding 4-alpha-glucanotransferase DPE2 isoform X2, translated as MVELGIAKSGKPVSVGFRIPYYTQWGQSLVVCGSGPELGSWNVKKGLKLSPVHEGDELIWFGTISVPKGFGSCDYSYYVVDDERNVIRWEMGNKRRILLPQTIQGGEVIHFHDFWQVGADALPFRSAFKDVVFRKEWSLEIEKPLGVIQNSLQNDGNYSILVHFKICCPNIEEGTSIYIIGSSSKLGNWKAQDGLKLSYAGESTWHADCVLPKGDFPMKYKYCKLSKGGNISSETGPNREIDLDSSSREPRYLVRSDGMLREMPWRGAGVAIPMFSVRSETDLGVGEFLDLKLLADWAAESGFHLVQLLPINDTSVYGMWWDSYPYSSLSVYALHPLYLRVQALSENIPKDIKVEIQKAKEELDGKDVDYEATLITKLSIAKKIFAHEKDKILSSNSFQKFLSENQEWLKPYAAFCFLRDFFETSDHSQWGRFSKFSTEKLKKLISEDSIHYEVICFHYYIQFHLHMQLSEAAEYARKKGVILKGDLPIGVGRNSVDTWVYPNLFRMNTSTGAPPDYFDKNGQNWGFPTYNWEEMAKDNYTWWRARLTQMAKYFTAYRIDHILGFFRIWELPEHAMTGLVGKFRPSIPLSQEELEREGIWDFDRLARPYIPQEILQIKFGDSWMFIASNFLNEYQKNRYEFKEDCNTEKKIASKLKSFSGSSLLQDEDHIRHELFDILQNIVLIRSPENLRNFYPRFNLEETSSFKDLDDHSKNVLKRLYYDYYFHRQENLWRENALKTLPALLNSSDMLACGEDLGLIPSCVYPVMQELGLIGLRIQRMPSEPGLEFGIPSQYSYMTVCAPSCHDCSTLRAWWEEDEERRQRYFSSMVGSDLLPPSRCVPEIANFIIRQHFEAPSMWAIFPLQDLLILKEEYTTRPAKEETINDPTNPKHYWRYRVHVTLEALIKDKELTSTIKDLVLGSGRSHPGKQAEKQVIEKKQIDSSGQEKAQVATPLNGGVLQKEAVAVPN; from the exons ATGGTGGAACTTGGAATCGCCAAGTCCGGCAAGCCGGTGAGTGTGGGCTTCAGAATACCATACTACACTCAGTGGGGCCAAAGCCTTGTGGTCTGCGGCTCCGGACCGGAGCTTGGTTCGTGGAATGTGAAGAAGGGTCTGAAGTTGAGTCCTGTTCACGAGGGTGATGAGCTCATATGGTTTGGCACCATTTCTGTCCCCAAAGGGTTTGGATCATGCGACTACAGTTACTATGTTGTCGATGATGAAAGAAATGTTATTCGATGGGAGATGGGAAACAAGCGTCGGATTCTATTGCCTCAGACCATTCAGGGAGGAGAGGTGATTCACTTCCATGACTTTTGGCAG GTTGGTGCTGATGCACTTCCTTTCAGAAGTGCCTTCAAGGACGTCGTCTTTCGTAAGGAGTGGAGTTTGGAGATTGAGAAACCTCTAGGAGTCATCCAAAATTCATTGCAGAATGATGGCAATT ATTCAATTCTTGTCCACTTCAAAATTTGTTGTCCGAATATAGAAGAAGGAACATCG ATTTACATTATTGGTAGCAGCTCAAAGTTGGGGAATTGGAAGGCACAGGATGGGCTTAAACTAAGCTATGCTGGTGAATCAACTTGGCATGCAGACTGTGTTTTGCCAAAAGGGGACTTCCCGATGAAATAT AAGTACTGTAAACTTAGCAAAGGGGGAAACATTTCTTCTGAAACTGGTCCAAACCGCGAAATTGATCTCGACTCTTCAAGTAGGGAACCAAGATACCTAGTCCGTTCAGATGGCATGTTGCGA GAAATGCCTTGGCGTGGTGCTGGTGTTGCAATCCCAATGTTCTCTGTTAGATCAGAAACTGATCTCGGTGTTGGAGAGTTCCTTGACCTGAAATTACTTGCTGATTGGGCTGCAGAGTCTGGCTTTCATTTAGTACAGCTCTTACCCATTAATGATACATCTGTATACGGAATGTGGTGGGATTCATATCCTTACAG CTCCCTTTCTGTATATGCATTGCATCCTTTGTACTTGAGAGTACAGGCACTTTCAGAAAACATCCCCAAGGATATCAAG GTAGAGATTCAGAAGGCAAAGGAAGAATTGGACGGAAAG GATGTTGATTATGAGGCTACCTTGATCACTAAACTCTCAATTGCAAAGAAAATATTTGCCCACGAGAAGGATAAAATTCTCAGCTCCAATTCCTTCCAGAAATTTCTTTCTGAGAATCAG GAATGGTTGAAACCTTATGCGGCCTTCTGTTTTTTGCGGGATTTCTTTGAAACATCAGATCACAGCCAATGGGGTCGGTTTTCCAAGTTTTCAACAGAAAAG CTAAAGAAACTCATTTCTGAAGACAGCATTCACTATGAAGTAATTTGCTTCCATTATTACATCCAATTTCATTTGCACATGCAG CTGTCGGAAGCCGCAGAATATGCAAGAAAGAAAGGAGTAATTTTAAAAGGAGACCTCCCTATAGGTGTTGGTAGAAACAGTGTAGATACATGGGTCTATCCAAATTTGTTTCGCATGAACACATCTACTGGTGCTCCTCCAGATTATTTTGATAAAAATGGGCAGAACTGGGGTTTCCCTACTTACAACTGGGAAGAGATGGCCAAAGACAACTATACCTGGTGGCGTGCTCGATTGACCCAG ATGGCAAAATACTTTACAGCTTACCGGATCGACCATATATTGGGGTTCTTTCGTATCTGGGAACTTCCAGAGCATGCCATGACTGGTCTGGTTGGAAAATTTCGACCATCCATTCCTCTAAGTCAG GAAGAACTTGAAAGAGAAGGCATATGGGACTTTGATCGCTTGGCTCGTCCATATATCCCACAGGAGATTTTACAG ATTAAGTTTGGAGATTCATGGatgttcattgcttcaaatttTCTGAATGAATATCAGAAGAACCGCTATGAG TTTAAGGAGGACTGCAACACTGAGAAAAAAATTGCTTCAAAGCTGAAGTCATTTTCAGGAAGTTCTCTGTTGCAGGATGAAGATCACATTAGACATGAGCTCTTTGATATTTTACAG AACATAGTTCTCATTAGATCTCCAGAAAATCTGAGGAACTTCTATCCTCGCTTCAATCTCGAAGAGACTTCAAGTTTTAAGGATTTGGATGATCACAG CAAGAATGTACTGAAACGGTTATACTATGATTACTACTTCCATCGACAAGAAAATCTTTGGCGTGAAAATGCATTAAAGACACTGCCTGCTCTGCTGAACTCATCGGATATGCTAGCTTGTGGAGAAGATCTGGGGCTTATTCCATCTTGTGTTTATCCT GTGATGCAAGAACTGGGATTAATAGGTTTACGCATTCAACGTATGCCTAGTGAACCTGGTCTGGAGTTTGGCATCCCTTCTCAATACAGTTATATGACG GTGTGTGCTCCATCATGCCATGACTGTTCAACGTTACGTGCTTGGtgggaagaagatgaagaaaggaGGCAGCGATATTTTAGCAGTATGGTCGGATCTGATTTGTTGCCACCCAGTCGCTGTGTTCCAGAGATTGCAAATTTCATCATAAGGCAACATTTTGAAGCTCCATCAATGTGGGCAATTTTCCCTCTACAG GATTTGTTGATTTTGAAAGAGGAATACACAACACGCCCTGCGAAAGAGGAGACAATCAATGACCCCACAAATCCAAAGCATTATTGGAGATACC GTGTACATGTGACATTGGAGGCTTTGATCAAGGATAAAGAGCTCACATCAACCATCAAAGACCTTGTGCTTGGAAGCGGAAGATCACATCCGGGGAAACAAGCTGAGAAACAAGTAATTGAGAAGAAGCAGATTGACTCAAGTGGCCAAGAAAAGGCTCAAGTGGCAACTCCACTGAATGGAGGGGTACTGCAGAAGGAAGCTGTGGCTGTTCCTAACTAA